CCGGGTAATCCTAATGTATATCGAAGCCCTCAATGAAATTCATGCCGGTTTTGTTGATACAGGCTCAAAAAAAGCGCTGAAAAGCGTTGAAATGATGCGTTTTATTGGTGAAGAACCGATTGCGAATGCCTATGAGGCTTACTACAAAATTTTTCTTGAGAAAATACTTTGATATTACGGTAATGCAAAAAATTAATACTACTTGGCACTTAATTTTGTTAGGTATGTACGTAGGTCAACCAAAGAAGCTGCTTATACCACTGCAGCTTCTTTGGTTGACCTTTTTTTGGCTCCATTTATTCTGGCGCGAGATTGTTGTTTCTGTACTTTTCAATCCCACGAAAAAAATAGCACCCCACAAAAAATTGTGAGCTGCTATTTCCAATATTAAACTTTATTCACCATCAGTCGTATCACTGTCAGCTGCAGTATCGCCTTCATCAACAAGTTGATCAGCAAATGCTTGCACGTCAGCGACGTTAACCTCGGCTTGAACAGTTGGCGTACCATCAGTTGTTGGTGTTTCTCCTTCAACTGCGTCTGCTTCAGGTTCATCAGGTTCCTTGTCGACCTTCGCCAAGGTTGCAACCTTTGAGCCATCTTCAAGACGGATAACACGTACCCCTAACGTTGCCCGGCCGGTTTCAGAAACAGTTTCAGCACCGAAACGGATCATAACACCCTTATCAGTCGTCAACATAATATCTTCTGAACCATTCACAATCGTCATACCTGCCAAAGGACCGTTCTTTTCTGTGATATTGGCAGTTTTAATCCCTTTACCACCACGTCCCTTGATTGGGTATTCTGCGACTGGTGTTTGCTTACCGTAACCATTTTCCGTGATTACTAAGACCTTGTGTTCAGGCGCTAAGATCGCTGACCCAACAACAAAATCATCGTCACGTAAACGAATCCCACGCACCCCAGCAGCTGAACGACCCATTTGGCGGACCGCTTCTTCTGCAAATGACACGGCATAACCGGTGTGTGTCGCAATAATGATGTTTTGTGAACCATCGGTAACTTGCACACCCATCAATTCGTCATCGTCGTGTAAGCTCAAGGCTTTCAAACCGTTTGTCCGGATGTTACCAAAGTCAGACACTGGCGTCCGCTTTACAACCCCTTGCAAGGTCGTGAAGAACAAGAAATCATGACTTTCCTTGGCATCACCACGAACATTAATCACGGCTTGAACCTTTTCACCTGATTCAACACCCAATAAGTTGATTACGGGAATTCCCTTGGCATTTCGACCATATTCAGGAACTTCGTAACCCTTCATCCGATAAACTTTACCCAAATTGGTAAAGAATAACAGCGTATCGTGGGTTGAAGTCGAAACTAAGTGTTCCACGAAGTCATCATCGTGGACCCCAGTTCCTTGCACACCGCGGCCACCACGGTGTTGTGACTTGAATTCAGATGTTGCCAAACGCTTAGCATAACCATTATGCGTCAACGTAATAATGACATCTTCTTCTTCAATCAAGTCTTCATCTTCGATTGACGTAACATCCCCAACTTGGAGTTCTGTTCGCCGATCATCACCATATTTAGCAGCGATTTCCAATAATTCTTGATAAATGATTTCATCAATCCGCTTGGGGTTAGCCAAAACGTCTTGTAAGTCAGAAATCGTTTGCATCAACGCTTGATATTCATCTTCAATCTTGCCACGTTCCAAACCGGTAAGCCGTACCAAACGCATATCAAGGATTGCTTGTGATTGCTTGTCAGACAAGCTGTAATCTTCCATCAATGATTGTTTGGCGATTTCAGCCGTTTGGGAATTACGGATAATGCTAATGATGGCATCAATGTGATCCAACGCAATCCGCAATCCTTCAAGAATGTGGGCCCGTGCTTGGGCTTTCTTCAAATCAAATTCCGTCCGACGACGAATTACGATTTGTTGGTGGGCCAAGTAAGCTTGCAAGATTTCTTTCAAACCCATGATTTTAGGCGCTTTATCCTTGATGGCCAACATGTTAAAGCTAAAGGTTGTTTGTAACAACGTATTTTTGTACAAGTTGTTCAAAACAACACTGGCAGAGATATCACGACGGACATCAACGACCATGCGGTAACCTTCACGATCGGATTCATCGTTAACCCCAGTGATCCCTTCAACACGCTTTTCACGTGCCAAATCAGCAATCCGTTCAACTAACTTCGCCTTGTTGACCATGTATGGGAATTCGGTAACGACAATGCGTTCCTTACCGTTCTTTTCCACTTCAATATCAACTTTGGCACGGACAGTTACGGTTCCTTTACCAGTTTCGTAAGCTTTACGAATACCAGATTTACCCATGACAATCCCACCAGTTGGGAAATCAGGACCGGGAATCGCTTCCATCAAGTCAGCAGTAGTTGCATCAGGATTATTCATCAAAATGTGCAATGCTGCAATAACTTCACGCAAGTTGTGCGGTGGAATATTTGTCGCCATCCCAACCGCGATACCAG
This is a stretch of genomic DNA from Periweissella cryptocerci. It encodes these proteins:
- the gyrA gene encoding DNA gyrase subunit A, coding for MRESFLSYAMSVIVARALPDVRDGMKPVHRRILYGMNELGNTPDKAHKKSARIVGDVMGKYHPHGDSAIYESMVRMAQDWSYRYLLVDGHGNFGSIDGDGAAAMRYTEARMSKIATEMLRDINKDTIDYIDNYDGTEREPDVLPARFPNLLVNGASGIAVGMATNIPPHNLREVIAALHILMNNPDATTADLMEAIPGPDFPTGGIVMGKSGIRKAYETGKGTVTVRAKVDIEVEKNGKERIVVTEFPYMVNKAKLVERIADLAREKRVEGITGVNDESDREGYRMVVDVRRDISASVVLNNLYKNTLLQTTFSFNMLAIKDKAPKIMGLKEILQAYLAHQQIVIRRRTEFDLKKAQARAHILEGLRIALDHIDAIISIIRNSQTAEIAKQSLMEDYSLSDKQSQAILDMRLVRLTGLERGKIEDEYQALMQTISDLQDVLANPKRIDEIIYQELLEIAAKYGDDRRTELQVGDVTSIEDEDLIEEEDVIITLTHNGYAKRLATSEFKSQHRGGRGVQGTGVHDDDFVEHLVSTSTHDTLLFFTNLGKVYRMKGYEVPEYGRNAKGIPVINLLGVESGEKVQAVINVRGDAKESHDFLFFTTLQGVVKRTPVSDFGNIRTNGLKALSLHDDDELMGVQVTDGSQNIIIATHTGYAVSFAEEAVRQMGRSAAGVRGIRLRDDDFVVGSAILAPEHKVLVITENGYGKQTPVAEYPIKGRGGKGIKTANITEKNGPLAGMTIVNGSEDIMLTTDKGVMIRFGAETVSETGRATLGVRVIRLEDGSKVATLAKVDKEPDEPEADAVEGETPTTDGTPTVQAEVNVADVQAFADQLVDEGDTAADSDTTDGE